A stretch of Vespula vulgaris chromosome 5, iyVesVulg1.1, whole genome shotgun sequence DNA encodes these proteins:
- the LOC127064132 gene encoding trichohyalin-like — protein MERRRRGGGGGGGGGGGGSGGVTVVTAAVALATAWLMVQGVVGAATSDPLRASHLTLDQYSPPSPPYNNHGLLGFYGRRSNNDGSSTEETEDQQQHHQYQQQQQQQQQQQKQQQQQVNRKFEDDSLIYRSIDDRHNRRGSFVSFSANDLPIRRAYEQDNVGTISRDPSGRIVPQNDKETSKHLFGRNEYDGKKPGDDYVAPPTEMDEPFVADETFQDEGPGSVEIYKLDLFEDRKSLPSRTSNVKGVIMTGLTGLTLPTPTPIATSSTTKIGNNKRKMPKKISGLGWKLGKSSNGLFKSTTITIGASGNNDVADDSSSTNNKDGKDLHGRSNFLDSELRSEVPSNVEAFGVGGVPELQVGCEGLEAPSSSSSSSSSTSFSYFSPSSRKLKRSVERIEKTIGKAEQPTAPFNVVPIPLDLDYDISAESYEEMDELFKLKKLETEPKRNKENRGDIDAMVNDFLIQDRNVKERLPVRGDLGNSSLSSVVESIKTVNDLKDRRERSSTSNSSSSSSSSSSSSSSSSSSNSSSSNSNSGDGSSSNSSLSLSNTDTREYVSGFNGRSRKLLWVDSERDDSGLWGYGEDEGVVSSDELDTEQRRRQQQQQQQQQQQQQQQRQRERQRQQQQQQRDRNMVNVQIDKIREEYDRLLKQQRIEEEERLRRVKELETRRSTTSDSVREEEDRRKKFYEDRTRTEELRRREEEARRRKEEEEEHRRRNLIAENSGDLKEIRNLENRLKALMAKEEEEQRRRIWLEEERRRRDKEMEERRRTTIGGVPANLMAQRYNDFNRNESRKKAEEEEEKEKERRRKLEREYVERNRILERQRMENERRRQMLEERRREEEERRRGPTTEDRRRIEEERRRMEEERRRMEEERRRGSLEDENRRMEEERRRQAYEEERRRMEEERRRQAFEEERRRMENEWRMKENAEEENRRRMEMERSRSTEGRNNLTRDRNDEEYRRRRIIMEERQRRLDEERKLQEYVRRNQPVDIRTDGGRDERLNVSRRWKEKKQEEEEEKKRRQMEERAMEAVRQMNRSNRYPSSGYERREHGPSAPTYIDPRSSLDEARRRQETEALERRRKEEEEKRRRILEEERRREIEYRREQSRRYEEERKRMEASRLQEDRRRQEETIENQRRSGTTSSVTSRVRPTVTDSVTPVLENLYDRRTTEIRRRERLREQRERQRIREEQEKRRQEIIARQNVRRQHENSAKVQWEREDNRRIMNEQHRRHEEARLNALPVSARIIVQPKGSSAHSRPTFTSRAGFENGINFPNVSSRNNGGQTPIFPTSPTTSPYVRSPNPCVWAVVHCCPTNTNRLVTCFESLGCPGVNWDPNPCREAIADAAREEVMRFYNSEEEDNRN, from the exons atggagagaagaagaagagggggaggaggtggaggaggaggaggaggaggaggaagtggGGGGGTGACAGTAGTAACAGCAGCAGTGGCTCTGGCCACGGCCTGGCTGATGGTGCAGGGTGTGGTGGGTGCAGCCACGAGCGATCCTCTCCGTGCCTCCCACCTCACCCTCGATCAATACTCCCCCCCTTCACCCCCGTACAACAACCATGGACTGCTCGGGTTTTACGGAAGAAGAAGCAACAACGACGGAAGCTCCACGGAGGAAACCGAGGACCAACAGCAGCACCATCAGtatcaacagcaacagcaacagcagcagcagcagcagaagcagcaacagcagcaggtTAACCGGAAGTTCGAGGATGATTCTCtaatctatcgatcgatcgacgatcgtCATAACCGACGTggctcgttcgtttcgttctcgGCCAATG ATTTGCCGATAAGAAGGGCTTACGAGCAGGATAACGTAGGAACGATCTCGAGAGACCCGTCCGGTAGGATCGTTCCGCAGAACGACAAGGAGACATCGAAACATTTATTCGGTAGGAATGAATACGATGGGAAAAAGCCCGGCGATGATTACGTTGCTCCACCGACCGAAATGGACGAGCCCTTCGTGGCCGACGAAACGTTTCAGGACGAGGGTCCTGGTTCGGTAGAGATATACAAATTGGATTTGTTCGAGGATAGGAAATCCTTACCGAGTCGAACGTCTAACGTAAAGGGCGTAATAATGACGGGGTTGACGGGATTAACGTTACCGACACCGACACCGATTGCGACATCGTCTACGACGAAAATAGGTAATAACAAGAGGAAAATGCCAAAGAAAATTTCAGGGCTAGGTTGGAAGCTTGGAAAATCGTCCAACGGATTGTTCAAGTCAACGACGATAACCATAGGTGCTAGCGGTAATAACGACGTTGCGGACGACAGCAGCAGCACCAATAATAAGGACGGCAAGGACCTTCACGGTAGATCGAATTTCTTGGATTCGGAATTAAGGTCGGAAGTACCGAGTAACGTTGAAGCTTTTGGAGTCGGGGGTGTGCCCGAGTTACAAGTTGGTTGCGAGGGTCTCGAAGCTCCTTCCTCGTCCTCCTCATCGTCCTCCTCTACttccttttcctatttctcACCCTCTTCTCGCAAACTAAAGAGATCCGTCGAGAGGATCGAGAAAACGATTGGTAAGGCCGAACAACCTACGGCCCCGTTCAACGTCGTACCGATACCTCTTGATCTCGACTACGATATATCGGCCGAAAGCTACGAGGAAATGGACGAACTCTTCAAGTTGAAGAAGTTAGAAACCGAGcctaagagaaataaagagaatcgTGGCGACATAGACGCTATGGTCAACGATTTTTTGATTCAGGATAGAAACGTTAAGGAGAGATTACCCGTAAGAGGTGATCTTGGTAATTCGAGCTTATCGAGCGTCGTCGAATCGATTAAAACCGTGAACGATTTGAAAGATAGAAGGGAAAGGAGTAGTACtagcaatagtagtagtagtagtagtagtagtagtagtagtagtagtagtagtagtagtagtaatagtagtagtagtaacagtaatagtggtgatggtagtagtagtaacagtagttTGTCGTTATCCAATACGGATACGAGAGAATACGTTTCGGGTTTCAATGGTCGTTCTCGAAAGTTGTTATGGGTCGACAGTGAAAGAGACGACTCCGGTTTATGGGGTTACGGCGAGGACGAAGGTGTAGTGTCCAGCGACGAGTTGGATACCGAAcaaagacgacgacaacagcagcaacaacaacaacaacaacaacaacagcaacagcaacgacAACGAGAAAGACAAcgacaacagcaacaacaacaacgggATAGGAACATGGTCAATGTTCAAATCGATAAGATTCGAGAGGAATACGATAGGTTGTTGAAACAGCAAAGaatagaggaggaggaaagattGCGAAGGGTCAAGGAACTCGAGACGAGAAGATCAACGACGTCGGACTCTGTCCGAGAGgaggaagatagaagaaagaaattttacgagGATAGAACGAGAACGGAGGAGTTGCGTAGACGCGAGGAGGAAgcgagaaggaggaaggaggaggaggaggaacatagaagaagaaatttgatAGCGGAGAACAGCGGCGATTTGAAGGAGATAAGGAATCTGGAGAACAGACTAAAGGCCTTAATGGccaaggaagaggaggagcaACGAAGAAGGATATGGttggaagaggagagaagaagacgagACAAGGAAATGGAGgaaaggaggaggacgacgatAGGAGGGGTACCAGCGAATTTGATGGCTCAACGATACAACGATTTTAATAGAAacgaaagtagaaagaaagcagaggaagaggaggagaaggagaaggagaggaggaggaaattGGAGAGGGAATACGTAGAAAGGAATCGTATTTTGGAGAGGCAGAGAAtggagaacgaaagaaggagacaGATGTTggaggaaaggagaagggaggaggaggaaagaagaagagggccTACAACGGAGGATAGAAGGAGAATcgaggaggagaggaggagaatggaggaggagaggaggagaatgGAGGAGGAAAGGAGGAGAGGGTCGTTGGAGGACGAAAACAGAAGGAtggaggaggaaagaagaaggcaagcgtacgaggaagagagaaggagaatggaggaggaaaggagaaggCAAGCGttcgaggaagagagaaggagaatggaGAACGAATGGAGAATGAAGGAGAACGCGGAGGAAGAGAATAGAAGGAGAATGGAGATGGAGAGATCGAGAAGTACGGAGGGACGGAATAACCTGACGCGTGACAGAAACGACGAGgaatatcgaagaagaagaataataatggaGGAACGTCAAAGGAGACTCGACGAGGAGAGAAAGTTGCAGGAGTACGTGAGAAGAAATCAACCGGTCGATATCAGGACCGACGGAGGTAGAGACGAACGTTTGAACGTTTCACGAagatggaaggagaaaaagcaagaggaggaagaggagaagaagaggaggcaGATGGAGGAAAGGGCGATGGAGGCTGTCAGGCAAATGAATCGATCCAATAGATACCCAAGTTCGGGATACGAGAGGAGAGAGCACGGTCCATCTGCCCCGACTTACATCGATCCTAGAAGCTCGCTGGACGAGGCTAGAAGGAGACAAGAGACGGAGGCCTtggaacgacgacgaaaagaggaagaggagaaaagacgACGGATATTGGAGgaggaacgaagaagagagatcgaGTATAGGAGGGAACAGTCGAGAAGATacgaggaggaaagaaagaggatggAAGCCAGCAGACTCCAGGAAGATAGAAGGAGACAAGAGGAGACCATCGAGAATCAAAGAAGAAGCGGTACGACGTCGTCTGTGACATCGAGAGTCAGGCCGACCGTTACCGATTCTGTTACTCCTGTTTTGGAGAATTTGTACGATCGAAGAACCACAGAGATACGTCGGAGGGAACGACTCAGAGAGCAAAGAGAACGACAGAGGATCAGGGAGgaacaagagaaaaggagacagGAGATCATAGCACGACAAAACGTACGACGTCAGCACGAGAACAG CGCCAAAGTCCAATGGGAAAGAGAAGACAATAGAAGAATTATGAATGAACAACATAGGCGGCACGAAGAAGCCAGATTAAACGCGTTACCGGTTAGCGCTAGGATAATAGTTCAACCCAAAGGATCCTCGGCCCATTCAAGGCCGACATTCACGTCGAGGGCAGGCTTTGAAAACGGGATCAATTTCCCG aACGTGAGTTCACGCAACAATGGAGGACAAACGCCGATATTTCCAACGTCCCCTACGACGAGTCCATACGTTCGGAGTCCTAACCCTTGCGTCTGGGCCGTCGTTCATTGCTGTCCAACTAACACGAATCGTCTCGTCACGTGTTTCGAATCGCTCGGTTGTCCCGGAGTGAATTGGGATCCAAATCCCTGCAGAGAAGCCATCGCGGATGCTGCGAGAGAAGAGGTCATGAGATTTTACAATTCGGAAGAAGAGGACAACCGTAATTGA